The genomic window CGCTGATCCGCAAACACAATGTCGAGCTGATCTCGATCGGCAATGGTACCGGCAGCCGCGAAACGGAAAAGCTGGTCGCCGACATGCTGGCCGAGCTTCCGGCGCCGAAGCCGACCAAGGTCATCGTTTCGGAAGCGGGCGCCTCGGTCTATTCCGCCTCGGCAACGGCGGCCGCCGAATTCCCCGATCTCGACGTGTCGCTGCGCGGGGCCGTCTCCATTGCGCGCCGCCTGCAGGATCCGCTGGCCGAACTCGTCAAGATCGAGCCGAAGTCGATCGGCGTCGGCCAGTATCAGCACGACGTCGACCAGCAGAAGCTGTCGCGTTCGCTCGATGCCGTGGTGGAAGATGCGGTGAATGCCGTCGGTGTCGATTTGAACACCGCGTCTGCGCCGCTGCTTTCCCGTGTCTCCGGCCTCGGCCCTTCGATCGCCGAGGCCATCGTGCGCCATCGCGACAGCGAAGGCCGTTTCGAGACGCGGCGCGATCTGATGAAGGTTGTCCGGCTCGGCGGCCGCACCTTCGAGCAATGCGCCGGCTTCCTGCGCATCCCGAACGGCAAGGAGCCGCTCGATGCCTCCTCGGTGCATCCGGAAGCCTATGGCGTCGCCAAGAAGATCGTCGCCGCCTGCGGCCGTGATCTGCGTGCGTTGATGGGTGACAGCGCGCTTCTGAAATCGATCGATCCGCGTCAGTTCATCGACGAGAAGTTCGGTCTGCCGACGGTGAAAGACATCATCTCGGAGCTTGAAAAGCCAGGCCGCGATCCGCGTCCGAGCTTCAAGACCGCTACCTTCGCCGAGGGCGTCAACGAAATTTCCGATCTCACACCCGGCATGGTGCTGGAAGGAACGGTGACCAATGTCGCTGCCTTCGGCGCCTTCGTCGATATCGGCGTGCATCAGGATGGTTTGGTGCACGTGTCCCAGCTCGCCGATCGCTTCGTCAAGGACCCGCATGAGGTCGTCAAGGCGGGTGATGTCGTCAAGGTGCGGGTCGTCGAGGTCGACGCCAAGCGCAAGCGCATCGGTCTCTCCATGCGACGCGATGACGGGTCTTCGGCGCCTTCGCCGCGTGGTGATTCTCGCGGGAATTCCGGCTCCCGGCCGCAGAACGAGCGCCGGCCTGCCGCGCCCAAACAGGAAAGCCAGGGTGCTTTCGGCGCAGCACTTGCCGAAGCCATGAAGCGAAAATAAGGGCTTAGCCAGCATTTCGGCAAAATTGCAACAGTTTGGCAGCGTTCTTTACAGAGTGCTAAATCCGGCGCTTGTAAGGCGAAAGAGAACGCCTAAGTTGATGTGACCATCCTGTCACATTTGCGAGGCGTCCATGGCGTCGGCTTTCTTATCGATCGTCCAGCAAATCATCCGCAAGGGTTCGTTGAAACTTACCCTTGCCAACGGCGACACTCATGTGATCGGCGACGGCACCGGCGACATGGTGGTCGCCCGCCTTGCCGATCAGGAGGCCGAAGACGCCATCCGCCGCGACCCGACGATGAAGCTCGGGGAAATGTACATGCAGGGCCGGTTCATTCTCGAACAGGGCAACATTTACGATTTCCTGTCGCTGGTGAAGCAGAACACCACCAACGAGATCTTCGATTTCAAGATGGCGGCGCTGCTCGTCGGCCGCATTGCCTTGCAGCAGCTGAAGAGCCGACTGCCGGTCAACCGAAACAAGCATAATGTCGCCCACCACTACGACCTGTCGGCTAAGCTCTTCGATCTTTTCCTCGATGAAGACTGGCAATATTCCTGCGCCTATTTCGAGCCGCCGGGCATCGGTCTCGACGAGGCGCAGCTTGCCAAGAAGCGCCATATCGCCGCCAAGCTCCTGCTCGAGCCGAACCAGCGCATCCTGGAGATCGGGTCTGGCTGGGGCGGCATGGGCATGTATTTGACGGAGGCAACTGATGGGGCCGACTTCACCGGCATTACGCTCAGCGAGGAGCAGCTCAAGGTCTCCCGTATGCGCGCCGAAAAGCGCGGTCTTGCCGACCGCATGCGTTTCGAGCTGCAGGACTATCGCAGCATGACCGGCAAAAAGTTCGACCGCATCGTTTCGGTCGGCATGTTCGAGCATGTCGGCATCGGCAACTACGGCAATTTCTTCCGCAAGGTAGCCAACCTGCTCGACGATAACGGCGTCATGGTGCTGCATTCGATCGGCCGCCCGAAGCCAAGCTTCGGCACCAATGCCTTCATCGAGAAGTACATTTTCCCGGGCGGCTATATCCCTTCCGTCGGCGAGGTCGTGCCGCCGCTCGAAAAAGCGGGGCTCTTGGTCAAGGATATCGAAATCCTGCCGATGCACTATGCCTATACGCTGCGCCATTGGCGCGAGCGTTTCGTGGCGCGCAAGGCCGAGGCGGTGGCACTTTACGACGAACAGTTCTTCCGCATGTGGGAATTCTATCTGGCCGGTTCTGAGATGGGCTTCCGCTGGGACGAGCTCTTCATCCTGCAGATCCAGATCGCCAAGAACCAGTTCGCCGTTCCCGACAACCGCAATTATATTGCCCGGAACGAAGCGAAGTTGAAGGAATTCGAGGCGAGGCGCGCGCCGCTGGAGAAGGTGACGTTCTGATCCGCGCAATTGGAGCGGCGGCGGCTGACGAAAGGACATTCCGATGAGCAGCGCATTTCCGGAGATCTACCTGGTTCGCCACGGCGAGACCGAATGGAGCCTTTCCG from Rhizobium sp. Pop5 includes these protein-coding regions:
- a CDS encoding Tex family protein; its protein translation is MAADLRFLAARISAEINARPEQAKAAIELLDEGATVPFIARYRKEVTGGLDDTQLRDLAERLVYLRELEARRDAIVESITGQGKMTDELMAKVAGAATKAELEDLYLPYKPKRRTRAEIARERGLGPLAEAILADRGREPAVLAEGFVTVDVADVKTALDGARDIIAEGIAENADLLGKLRAHMRQAALLKAKVVDGKQAAGEKFSDYFDHSERWATAPGHRALAMLRGWNEEVLTLTIEADAETASPNKPVERMITAAYEIGASRPGDRWLMEVASWTWRVKLSMSLSLDLMRELRERAEEEAIHVFARNLKDLLLAAPAGSRATMGLDPGIRTGVKVAVVDGTGKVVATSTVYPFQPRNDVRGAQIELASLIRKHNVELISIGNGTGSRETEKLVADMLAELPAPKPTKVIVSEAGASVYSASATAAAEFPDLDVSLRGAVSIARRLQDPLAELVKIEPKSIGVGQYQHDVDQQKLSRSLDAVVEDAVNAVGVDLNTASAPLLSRVSGLGPSIAEAIVRHRDSEGRFETRRDLMKVVRLGGRTFEQCAGFLRIPNGKEPLDASSVHPEAYGVAKKIVAACGRDLRALMGDSALLKSIDPRQFIDEKFGLPTVKDIISELEKPGRDPRPSFKTATFAEGVNEISDLTPGMVLEGTVTNVAAFGAFVDIGVHQDGLVHVSQLADRFVKDPHEVVKAGDVVKVRVVEVDAKRKRIGLSMRRDDGSSAPSPRGDSRGNSGSRPQNERRPAAPKQESQGAFGAALAEAMKRK
- a CDS encoding cyclopropane-fatty-acyl-phospholipid synthase family protein gives rise to the protein MASAFLSIVQQIIRKGSLKLTLANGDTHVIGDGTGDMVVARLADQEAEDAIRRDPTMKLGEMYMQGRFILEQGNIYDFLSLVKQNTTNEIFDFKMAALLVGRIALQQLKSRLPVNRNKHNVAHHYDLSAKLFDLFLDEDWQYSCAYFEPPGIGLDEAQLAKKRHIAAKLLLEPNQRILEIGSGWGGMGMYLTEATDGADFTGITLSEEQLKVSRMRAEKRGLADRMRFELQDYRSMTGKKFDRIVSVGMFEHVGIGNYGNFFRKVANLLDDNGVMVLHSIGRPKPSFGTNAFIEKYIFPGGYIPSVGEVVPPLEKAGLLVKDIEILPMHYAYTLRHWRERFVARKAEAVALYDEQFFRMWEFYLAGSEMGFRWDELFILQIQIAKNQFAVPDNRNYIARNEAKLKEFEARRAPLEKVTF